The nucleotide window ataaatGGCTGCATGACCTCCAAAGTTTGGAATACTTTACGTTGAATGCGCATTAAGACCGGCTTGCGACCCATCAGCATCAAtataaaatcaacaaataaGGCGGGCAGCAGTTGCAGGAGAAAAAcctttaaatacattaaaatattgaagaAGATATAACTAAAGCTATAAATGCaataattttacatacaaaaaacatataaacaaatcgATTAGTTGTATAGTGCACTCCTGGAACCAAAAGACTTTTCTCATAGGCCCCCTTCTCCCACAGACCAAAGTCATCCATGATATTTAGATACTGTACTAAGGTCATATTGAAATGAGTACAATTTGAGGTCATGTAAACCGGAATTTCTTTGGGTTTGGATTTCTTCTCATACAATTGAGCAGCTTTCAGTGTAAAATAAAGCATATTTTTAACTGAAATATCTTGAGGTGAAATATCCAAACGATTATTTTTGTCCacataaattgttttcaataaacCGGCACCGGTGACAGCATACAAACCCATGACACCCATTAACGAAGGAGAAAATCCGGGTTCAGGCTGTTCCAAGGCAAAGAACACTAaaagtattaaacaaattatgattaaattaattatattattgtattttttgggGACTAAATTACCAATTGAGGGTCTATAAATGCAAACTGGCAATTTGTGTTTGTAGTCATTTACCAAAGACTCtgctaaatttttggtaaaacaaTAGGTATTAGGAAAACCCACTATTAATctgtaatttattaatcaaattagtaaaaaaaaaatattctttaatttcTGTTAATCATACTTTCTGGTTATTATATCCAATTCTTCCTCCCCCACATCATCTCTGTCAAGCAGACCCAAACAAAATTTCCAGTCCATAGGAGCCTCATAGAACTTTGGTTCGACATGTGTTAAATAGGGATTACTAAAGAATGTTGACACATGCATAAATATTTCCAGTTTCTTTAAAGTTTCCGCAAATTTTAAAGCCTCTAAGGTACCACCAACATTCAGTTTCAGAGCACCTCTAATGGGTTCATCAAAACGCACCGTGGCCGCACAATGATATATTATGGATacattttttagtaattttgctGATTCTGCTGTTATACCCAACATGGGCAATTTTGCATCTCCCGCTATAGCTGTAAGTTTATTATCCAATTCATGGGGTTTTTCGATTTTTAGTTTGCGAAAGACCTAAGAATATATCAgagagatgttttttttttaataatttgagtAATAATTTAGTAGCTGATAAACTAAGTATTGCAGATATATTAATGATGAACTTCGATTTCTGTAgcaaacatttttccaaaaaaattgcgtgtaaaaataaaataaattggtaTTTTTATCAATTTGATAACTTTTatccctctaacccgcaaactttaagAAGCTAAAAAAAGCtgtcagaacagccatcagaaactaatttccaaattaagtttagccaccaggtgaagagtgcctcagggcattgttgccggtttaggttataaaacaataattataatacgattttattgaaaaagtattaaaaaaatatttcgaatagatcgggcgactaaaagttagtaaaactatgatttaaaaaaacaaaatggcacacaaaatttcacttctaaaattatgacatcactcacaaaagaggtgacagaacaaaaactaaaagtaagaaagcatttcgaccttcgagggaaatgttaataaatctgtagctaaagtcacagttaaattaaaaaaaaaatataattactttttgagataattggtgttttgtaatgcatgccttgaggcacttttgcgggttagagggttaatcgATTTCTAGATAATAGTTCCAGATCAGTCGTCATATAGACAACATGGAACATGGAAGTTTATTTCACTGTtgcaaggttggctaccgttagCGCTAAGTTACGGTAACCCCTAAAATACCCATTCAGATCAATTACCGTTAACGGTAAGGGTCGTTATATTCGCGTAACTTAAAAGTTTAGCTTATTGAACAAACTAAAATAAACCGCAATTCTGcaataaaatttcctttaagtaaggccgttttaaaaaacaaaaatttcgaaattttgctaaaacattattttgtttgcccaaaaaaatgtatatttcaaaaACGAATACACATAGTATGTTCTGCAACCAATAACgatatatctcgaaaacaagatgtaacctaaaaaacggttagcaccactggatTCAGCATACTCGTATTAGGTTAACCCGTCGAGTACCCCgcttgacagaaaaaagtgtcaaatttgtgcacagtgttatttacaatttcgaacaaaaaaaaatttaaaattttgtttacctaaaaatatttaaaaattttattttaaagtataatttggtgaagggtatataagattcggcacaccgaatatagttctcttcccttcgtgagaagggtatatataagtttgtcatttcgtttgaaatttctacatttttcatttccgaccctataaagtatatatattctggatccttatagatagcggagtcgattaagccatgtccgtccgtctgtctgtccgtccgtctgttgaaatcaattttctgaagaccccagatatcatcgggatacaaatcttcaataattctatcagacatgctttcgagaagtttgctatttaaaatcagcaaaatcggtgtacaaatggctgagatatgaggaaaaaaccaggacaaccccgatttttgacctattttttacctatatctggattactaagacattaacatagacaatatggatatctaatgatagatatttcgaagacatttgcaacgacgtatataagaccatagtaagttggacctacaatgggtcaaaatcggaaaaaaaaattttgaacccgaattttttttcacaaaaaaaaaaaaaatttaaacaaaaacaaaattttaaaatttaataaaaaaaaaaaattttaatttaaaaaaaatattttaaaataattttaaataacaattagaaaaattttttttccaaaaaattaaaaaacaactttgtaaaaaaaaaaatttttgtttacctaaaaatatttaaaatttttattttgaagtataatttggtgaagggtatataagattcggcacagccgaatatagcactcttacttgttttttaatcacgttagcttttaaaaatatgtcagatattcAGGGATATTCcagttctcactttcaccattcaccgtatttttggaagcataattacaaattatactttaaaataaaatttttaaatatttttaggtaaacaaaatttaaaattttttttttgaaattattttaaaaaacttttttccacttttttttcgaaattgtttctgatattattttaaaaaacttatttccgaattttaaaaaaaaaaattttaatttttttttaatttttttttgtaggtccaactttgaaatatctttcatttcatatattttctaaatcattaattttcaattgttatttCAGTTAAAATGAATTacgaaaaaacgtaaaaaaaaaattaaaacttttcaaaaaaatccaatacggacttttaaaaaatagcaaaagatctgaaTGTTCATCGTGACAATGTTTCAAAAACCACTTAACAGTATAAGGAAAAACCTgaatcaggaagaaaaaaaggtctaacagatattggtaaggcaaaagaagtcgaagaactctttcgaagagcaccggaCACTTCTTTCAGAAAAGctgctcgtaaagttaaatgctgtgatataaaattcagaatgttccagatcgcaatgcgtaaaaaaactagcgaaaaaatttaggtcaaatttttaaaacaccTGTTGCAAATGCAAATCAACTCAGCACTGTGTATACAATTTCATTACGATATCCAATGTTACAAGAGCcactgaattatttttaaaaataaaatgtgtctAGACTTCTTTTCCCGAATATATGTAAAACTATGAGTTTTAAGCTGTTAAAAGTGAAGTCGAAATTTAGGAAAGTTCAAAGAGTTTAAACAGcctataaaatatgtaaataacatAAGCACTAGTATGTAAAAGTTTAATTAATGGAGAATTATTCTGGAATTTAAAAAGTTGTGttatttcctaaaattttaaacatactacatataaacttcattaattcgtaaagatatttcaatgaagaaataaagaacaAAACCCTTGGCCCCAAAAATAAActcttaaaaaatcaataaatgaatttaataacatttaatagTGAACTCTAataatttagatatttaaataaaaatttaactgaaTTTGTTTCTACTCTATGAATTCAGAACTTACCAGTTCCTCTTTAACTTTTTCCAAACGTTCTGCCAAGGTCATGTTTCTTTTTGGACGGAGtagtaaatatattttacgCACATTGCAGAAACGCAAGATCTGTTCAATTAAAGCTGTACCCACAATACctacaatgaaatatttaaatacataaatagttcatgaaaatattcataaaaattattaatattgtgcATTAAAATTACTCACCCGAACCACCAGTTATGAATATTTCCTTATCCTCATAAAATTCGGGtatcattttgatttatttatattcttcctaatttaaaatttagtttaggaTTATAATATCCTTTAGATAATAATGTGTGTGTTCTTGCCGAAACTtatatttaaactaaatctttaaataaaatactcttAATTAAACACCACcgaaaaatttatgttaaacatttaattttattttttttttttttgaagacacaCAGATTACATAAGCActcttatttatgtatattcaaTTAACTTCAGTCTaaaagttaatttatttttaaagcctTGAACAAAATAAGCACACAGTGAATATACCTCAAATAGAAAATCATATTGAATACAATATTCGTATACAAGTAGCACAAGCAGTCCACAGTTCTTGTAGGCTTCTAAAGTGtcatttggttttaaaaataatggaaaaagaAACTTGGAGAAAACAGCAAATCAAATCTAAACACGTGCTTTGTATTTCACTTTcactgtttaatttaaattgtatttccaTAACGAACATAATTTATAATGAGAGAGAAAGACAAAAAGACAAAAAAGGGAGAGGTTTTGTGATCAAGGGGATGggctttcaaaataaaaaatagtactaCTTATAGTACGTTCAGACATATTAAACAAGACCCTTCACAATATAATTGCTTAGAgtttcttttttgaaaagattttctttcaaattaaagcattttaaaaaaatgttcttaacaaaattatttaattattaaaagttttatatatgtatgtatttaggtTAAGTAATTATTTAcaagatttgttttattttttaattttcttatattgtttaatgaaaaaacagtatcagcctaactataaaagccgaaaaatttatttcaaatccaTAAAGTCGACTATTAGCATAAATTTggacgctgcacagtggtatagaaaaaaatagagggaaataaatatgtaacttctaaatggtaaGTCCGATTTGCattaaatttcacatgcacaaagaggaaaTGTTGTCGAGTtcaagttttgaacttggacctcatgagcccaccaggggCACGACCatgggtcctcaaagtaggacacctcgtgtatgtaacatttttaaaacgatcctatttcttcggttgtgttccgatttcacaTCTCCTCGTCGAGTAGCtttcaattatcttttataacttaggagatattcacatttgaaaattaaactttcaacatttttacccactctactccagttttttgataacagcggatgcaaatatttcctgattttctccattttttctttattgaactcatatatgtgtcaaatagaaaaagaattatttaaaaaaagttaaaaaatcgatttttcactaattttttgggaaaaaagtactttttttctttttaagttatcgcaacaaatttctaagaggatgttaaaaaatttacactttttgaaaagctaactctatataatatattttaaatgaaaaataaattaaaaatgtctttttgatgtaaaattcaactttagggcaaaactTCTCAAATCGCAAAAGCGATAGATAATCCCGCCCTAGGTATGTTTATTATagccaaaaagaaaaaaatcccatttttgtgatttttcaaatttcaaaacttatttctatttttgtattttgaacagaaaaatctacatatataactgtaaactttcattaaaaaatattcataaataattttaaattatgaaaatacacaattttgatttcagtaattgagtttattgaaatctatatttgtaattaattaattaattaataattataatttttttttttaaattttcgactTCGAAGATCGAAATGCATTCtggcttttagttttttttcctgtcagctgttttgtgagtgatgttaTAATTTTAGCacttaaaattttgtgtgtgattttttttaatcaatgttttattaacttttagtCTCTCGatctatttgaaatatatttttaaggtaAGATATTCTTCTTTCAGTCTATGCAtttgtaaatgttaaacaattaacaaaaattgtgtTGAGAACGCTAAACTAAGGGGTGCCTCAGAGCCTTGACTCATGATCAGCCAGGAAGTTCGAAAGAACAAAACATCCTGTTAATGACTTCCGTTATGACAAAATCGACCACTTTCCAATCTGGTTAGGCAAAACAGGTTTTTGCTCAAAATTCGATCTTCATTTAGCTGCtcaatgcaaaaaaattatttttattagtttttacttCATCGTAGAaagtaaaa belongs to Calliphora vicina chromosome 4, idCalVici1.1, whole genome shotgun sequence and includes:
- the LOC135957903 gene encoding fatty acyl-CoA reductase wat-like produces the protein MIPEFYEDKEIFITGGSGIVGTALIEQILRFCNVRKIYLLLRPKRNMTLAERLEKVKEELVFRKLKIEKPHELDNKLTAIAGDAKLPMLGITAESAKLLKNVSIIYHCAATVRFDEPIRGALKLNVGGTLEALKFAETLKKLEIFMHVSTFFSNPYLTHVEPKFYEAPMDWKFCLGLLDRDDVGEEELDIITRKLIVGFPNTYCFTKNLAESLVNDYKHKLPVCIYRPSIVFFALEQPEPGFSPSLMGVMGLYAVTGAGLLKTIYVDKNNRLDISPQDISVKNMLYFTLKAAQLYEKKSKPKEIPVYMTSNCTHFNMTLVQYLNIMDDFGLWEKGAYEKSLLVPGVHYTTNRFVYMFFVFLLQLLPALFVDFILMLMGRKPVLMRIQRKVFQTLEVMQPFMFNNYESEGITDFKEMHKQLKGTNFDVNILLSGCNLFTNANFCKDMVFSVRDLLFKEDPKTLPKSRRIFQIKVWLYKFIKFLVLYKVFVKLMEYIASYYTEWRHNGLCSFD